One region of Trinickia violacea genomic DNA includes:
- a CDS encoding NAD(P)/FAD-dependent oxidoreductase: MGSTSSMERVAGGFISGAPADTRYDPTYDPLVSPGPGHGKDYAPTYWVATAGSPPPDDGPITKDIDVDVAIIGGGYTGLATALCLAREHGIKAVVLEANRTSWGCSSRNGGQGQNASGRLSRSQWIERWGKDVALKMHEEILEGFQHFKAFVSEIDCDPQPGGHFLIAHRPRIMEKLAAEAKVWRDVFGYPSELLSAETFRREFVNDHESAGALHEPEGIGIHALKLAFGYLRLAREAGARVHTSSPVIGWETVNGVHHLRTPGGIVRARAVGIATGAYTAQRLHPSLRSKVMPILSNSMVTRPLTDQEIEACNFRTTQVLTDTRTLRFYYRFLPDKRLQIGSRSAITGADAPNPRHLDLLKEGMARKFPALAGIQIDFSWWGWVDVSHDMMPRVCQPDPKQAVFYALGYGGNGVSYSQQAGRRMAERIAGKGAQQTLPIFTSPLPGHLFAPFRRLGQRMLYVGYFRRDEKP; this comes from the coding sequence ATGGGATCCACCAGTTCAATGGAGCGAGTCGCGGGCGGCTTCATCTCGGGCGCGCCGGCCGATACGCGTTACGACCCGACCTACGACCCGCTCGTATCGCCGGGACCGGGGCACGGCAAGGACTATGCGCCGACCTACTGGGTCGCGACCGCGGGCAGTCCGCCCCCCGACGACGGTCCGATCACGAAGGACATCGACGTCGACGTCGCGATCATCGGCGGCGGCTACACGGGCCTCGCGACCGCGCTGTGCCTCGCTCGCGAGCATGGCATCAAGGCCGTCGTGCTGGAGGCGAACCGCACGAGCTGGGGCTGCAGCAGCCGCAACGGCGGGCAGGGGCAGAACGCGTCGGGACGCCTGTCGCGCTCGCAATGGATCGAGCGCTGGGGCAAGGACGTCGCGCTCAAGATGCACGAGGAGATCCTCGAAGGCTTTCAGCACTTCAAGGCGTTCGTGTCCGAGATCGATTGCGATCCGCAGCCGGGTGGCCACTTCCTGATCGCGCATCGTCCGCGGATCATGGAAAAGCTCGCGGCCGAAGCGAAGGTCTGGAGGGACGTGTTCGGCTATCCGTCCGAACTGCTGAGCGCCGAGACGTTCCGCCGCGAATTCGTCAACGATCACGAGTCGGCCGGAGCGCTGCACGAGCCGGAAGGCATCGGCATCCACGCATTGAAGCTCGCGTTCGGCTATCTGCGCCTTGCGCGCGAAGCCGGTGCGCGCGTGCATACGAGCAGCCCCGTGATCGGCTGGGAAACGGTCAACGGCGTGCATCACTTGCGCACGCCGGGCGGGATCGTTCGTGCGCGCGCGGTCGGCATCGCAACGGGCGCCTACACCGCGCAACGCTTGCATCCCTCGCTGCGCAGCAAGGTGATGCCGATCCTGTCGAATTCGATGGTCACGCGGCCGCTGACCGATCAGGAGATCGAAGCGTGCAATTTCCGCACGACGCAAGTACTGACCGACACGCGCACGCTGCGCTTCTACTATCGCTTCCTGCCGGACAAGCGTCTGCAGATCGGCAGCCGCAGCGCGATCACGGGCGCCGACGCGCCGAACCCGCGCCACCTCGATCTGCTCAAGGAAGGGATGGCGCGCAAGTTTCCGGCGCTCGCGGGCATCCAGATCGACTTCTCGTGGTGGGGCTGGGTCGATGTGAGCCACGACATGATGCCGCGCGTCTGCCAGCCCGATCCCAAGCAAGCCGTGTTCTACGCACTCGGCTACGGCGGCAACGGCGTGTCGTATTCGCAGCAGGCGGGCCGCCGGATGGCCGAGCGGATCGCAGGCAAGGGCGCGCAGCAGACGCTGCCGATCTTCACGTCGCCGCTGCCCGGCCATCTGTTTGCGCCGTTCCGCCGCCTTGGCCAGCGGATGCTCTACGTCGGCTACTTCCGGCGCGACGAAAAGCCCTGA
- a CDS encoding IclR family transcriptional regulator, with protein sequence MRATAPKQLEAAPDATPADDARVLRALAVLEALASAGQPYTLSQLAARLHIPKATLLRLIESLETRGYVMHMPDSRGHDRSIALGPSAAQFALATLANNTFTRACRSVLRALVEVLGETCNLTALDGDRVLYVERVETTEPLRLEMRPGMRVPLHCTASGKLFLSQMTVLERNAMLAQLTLKKMTYRTLTDKQSLAAELERLATRGVGIDNEEFVRGMVAVAVPVKDAADGRVLAALAVHAPTARATLNDLLEAVPQMREAASRLAPLLHLHDG encoded by the coding sequence ATGCGCGCCACCGCTCCGAAGCAGCTTGAAGCCGCACCCGATGCCACGCCCGCCGACGACGCGCGCGTGCTGCGCGCGCTTGCCGTGCTCGAGGCGCTCGCGTCGGCGGGGCAGCCGTACACGCTGTCGCAGCTCGCCGCGCGCCTGCACATTCCCAAAGCCACGCTGCTGCGGCTGATCGAATCGCTGGAGACGCGCGGCTACGTGATGCACATGCCGGACTCGCGAGGCCATGACCGCAGCATCGCACTCGGTCCGAGCGCAGCACAGTTCGCGCTCGCGACCCTCGCGAACAACACGTTCACGCGCGCATGCCGCTCGGTGCTGCGCGCGCTCGTCGAGGTGCTCGGCGAGACGTGCAATCTCACGGCACTCGACGGCGACAGGGTGCTGTACGTGGAGCGTGTGGAAACAACCGAGCCGCTGCGGCTCGAGATGCGGCCCGGCATGCGCGTGCCGCTGCATTGCACGGCAAGCGGCAAGCTGTTCCTGTCGCAGATGACGGTGCTCGAGCGCAACGCGATGCTTGCGCAGCTCACGCTCAAGAAGATGACTTACCGGACGCTGACTGATAAGCAGTCGCTCGCCGCCGAACTCGAGCGCCTCGCCACGCGCGGCGTCGGTATCGACAACGAAGAATTCGTGCGAGGAATGGTGGCCGTCGCGGTGCCGGTGAAGGATGCCGCCGACGGGCGCGTGCTCGCGGCGCTAGCCGTGCATGCGCCGACCGCGCGAGCGACGCTCAACGACCTGCTCGAAGCCGTGCCGCAGATGCGGGAAGCCGCCAGCCGGCTCGCCCCGCTCCTGCACCTGCACGACGGCTAA
- a CDS encoding taurine ABC transporter substrate-binding protein, which yields MKRMQWVQAASAVLLAAGCVASGVVHAQDKPEVIIGYEDNGADPYMVSMAEHMFEKHMKADVQYKLFSSGPAAMSALASNSLTFMCGLGVPPLVTAISQGLPMTIVYNQERYTNAAGIVVKPESGIKGVAELKGKKIAIVAGSQASFELATFLAEAHVPYDSVTQINMAPPQMRTSWVTGAIDAAIVWDPVFSALRTAGGKAIKTDGDLPREASSYNVCIANADWAKAHPDLVQGFVAALDDGYQVTQKEQDKALGEMAKETGVTLDVAKSELAGYELFSGADQTTPKVMGLDAGVKTSATYLTLVNTGKVLKQIGRIQSVPASFEANVAPQYSKHLAH from the coding sequence ATGAAGCGAATGCAATGGGTTCAGGCCGCGAGCGCCGTGCTGCTCGCCGCCGGCTGTGTCGCCTCGGGCGTGGTCCACGCCCAGGACAAGCCCGAAGTCATCATCGGCTACGAGGACAACGGCGCCGATCCTTACATGGTGTCGATGGCGGAGCATATGTTCGAGAAGCACATGAAGGCCGACGTCCAGTACAAGCTGTTCAGCTCGGGCCCGGCGGCGATGAGCGCGCTGGCGTCGAACAGCCTCACGTTCATGTGCGGGCTCGGCGTTCCGCCGCTCGTCACGGCCATCTCGCAGGGCCTGCCGATGACCATCGTCTACAACCAGGAGCGCTATACGAACGCGGCCGGTATCGTGGTCAAGCCCGAGAGCGGCATCAAAGGCGTCGCCGAACTGAAAGGCAAGAAGATTGCGATCGTTGCCGGCTCGCAGGCGTCCTTCGAACTGGCCACCTTTCTCGCCGAAGCACACGTGCCGTATGACTCGGTGACGCAAATCAACATGGCGCCGCCGCAGATGCGCACCTCCTGGGTGACCGGCGCGATCGACGCGGCCATCGTCTGGGACCCGGTATTCAGCGCGCTGCGCACGGCCGGCGGCAAGGCGATCAAGACCGACGGCGATCTGCCGCGCGAGGCATCGAGCTACAACGTGTGCATCGCGAACGCTGATTGGGCGAAGGCGCATCCGGATCTCGTGCAAGGTTTCGTCGCCGCGCTCGACGACGGCTATCAGGTGACGCAGAAGGAGCAGGACAAGGCGCTCGGCGAGATGGCCAAGGAAACGGGCGTCACCTTGGACGTTGCGAAGAGCGAACTGGCCGGCTACGAGCTGTTCTCCGGCGCCGACCAGACGACGCCGAAAGTCATGGGCCTCGATGCCGGCGTGAAGACCTCGGCCACGTACCTGACCTTGGTCAATACCGGCAAGGTGCTCAAACAGATCGGCCGCATCCAGTCGGTGCCGGCGAGCTTCGAGGCCAACGTCGCGCCGCAGTATTCGAAGCATTTGGCCCATTAG
- the mdeB gene encoding alpha-ketoglutarate dehydrogenase, translated as MTDLSSGIEQTQRLETTNADLDPGETAEWIDALDGVAAHVGKARAQYLLDRLAEHARAIGLASSRMPVTRYLNTIPLAEQPHYPGDLDIEERLSAALRWNALAMVVRANRAYGELGGHIASYASASDLFEVGFNHFFRAAAQDGGAGAGGDLVYFQPHSSPGVYARAYLEGFLTEDHLRHYRREIAGPGLCSYPHPWLMPDFWQFPTGSMGIGPINAIYQARFMRYLQHRGLANTDGRTVWGFFGDGEMDEPESLGALSLAAREGLDNLVFVINCNLQRLDGPVRGNARVIDELEAVFAGAGWNVIKVLWGSDWDPLFARDHAGALARAFADTVDGQFQTFSANDGAYNRAHFFGRHPALAALGAQLTDAEIDRLRRGGHDARKLHAAYARALAHKGQPTVILAKTMKGFGMGAAGQGRMTTHQQKKLGVDDLKAFRDRFRLPLSDDDVEQLTFYKPAEDSPEMRYLHARRAALGGYLPRRRRAASKGLTVPSIPTWGAFALEAGGREMSTTMALVRMLTALLKDAEIGSRVVPIVADEARTFGMANMFRQVGIYSPLGQRYEPEDLGSMLYYREDTRGQILEEGISEAGAISSWIAAATSYSVHDLPMLPFYIYYSMFGFQRVGDLIWAAADQRSRGFLVGATSGRTTLGGEGLQHQDGTSHLAASTIPNCRAYDPAFAYEVATIVDAGMREMVEEQRDVFYYVTVTNENYAQPSVPEGDPRALREGILKGLYPLSPALHETARVQLLGSGAILGEAIAAQRMLKEDWGIDAAVWSVTSFTELQRGGMEAERQSRLGDTHVSPYVSAALGASRGPVIAATDYARAVPELIRAYVPRRYVTLGTDGFGRSDTRQALRAFFEVDRASIVIAALKALADEGEIDAAIVRAARERYEMTAHPSAAPWQR; from the coding sequence ATGACGGATTTATCGAGCGGTATCGAGCAGACCCAACGCCTTGAAACGACGAACGCCGACCTCGATCCTGGGGAAACGGCCGAATGGATCGATGCGCTGGACGGCGTCGCCGCCCACGTCGGCAAGGCGCGCGCGCAATATCTGCTCGACCGGCTCGCCGAGCATGCGCGCGCGATCGGACTCGCGTCCTCCCGCATGCCTGTCACGCGTTACCTGAACACGATCCCGCTTGCCGAGCAGCCGCACTATCCCGGCGACCTCGACATCGAGGAGCGGCTGTCAGCCGCGCTGCGCTGGAATGCGCTCGCGATGGTCGTGCGCGCGAACCGCGCGTATGGCGAGCTGGGCGGCCACATCGCGAGCTATGCGTCGGCGTCCGACCTGTTCGAGGTCGGCTTCAACCATTTCTTTCGCGCGGCCGCGCAGGATGGCGGCGCCGGCGCAGGCGGCGATCTCGTCTATTTCCAGCCGCATTCGTCGCCGGGCGTCTACGCGCGGGCGTATCTCGAGGGCTTTCTGACTGAGGATCATCTCCGGCATTACCGCCGCGAAATCGCCGGGCCGGGCCTGTGTTCCTATCCGCATCCTTGGCTGATGCCGGACTTCTGGCAGTTCCCGACCGGCTCGATGGGCATCGGCCCGATCAACGCGATCTACCAAGCGCGCTTCATGCGCTACCTGCAGCACCGCGGCCTCGCGAACACGGACGGCCGCACGGTCTGGGGTTTCTTCGGCGACGGCGAGATGGACGAGCCCGAATCGCTTGGTGCGCTGTCGCTTGCCGCGCGCGAAGGTCTCGACAATCTCGTGTTCGTGATCAACTGCAACCTGCAGCGGCTCGACGGCCCGGTGCGCGGCAACGCTCGCGTGATCGACGAGCTCGAAGCGGTGTTCGCGGGTGCCGGCTGGAACGTGATCAAGGTGCTGTGGGGTTCCGATTGGGACCCGCTGTTCGCGCGCGATCACGCCGGCGCGCTCGCGCGCGCATTCGCCGACACCGTCGACGGCCAGTTCCAGACGTTCTCGGCGAACGACGGCGCGTACAACCGCGCGCACTTCTTCGGTCGGCATCCGGCGCTGGCGGCGCTTGGCGCGCAGCTCACCGATGCCGAGATCGACCGGCTGCGCCGCGGCGGCCACGACGCGCGCAAGCTGCACGCCGCGTATGCGCGTGCGCTCGCTCACAAGGGCCAGCCGACCGTGATCCTCGCGAAGACGATGAAAGGCTTCGGGATGGGAGCGGCGGGGCAGGGCCGCATGACGACCCATCAACAGAAGAAGCTCGGCGTCGACGACCTCAAGGCGTTCCGCGATCGTTTCCGTCTGCCGTTGTCGGACGACGACGTCGAGCAGCTCACGTTTTACAAACCTGCGGAAGACAGCCCGGAAATGCGTTACCTGCATGCCCGCCGGGCTGCCCTGGGAGGCTATCTGCCCAGAAGGCGGAGAGCGGCGTCGAAGGGGCTGACCGTCCCTTCGATACCCACCTGGGGCGCGTTCGCACTCGAGGCGGGCGGCCGCGAGATGTCGACGACGATGGCGCTCGTGCGCATGCTCACCGCGTTGCTGAAGGACGCCGAGATCGGCTCGCGCGTCGTGCCGATCGTCGCCGACGAGGCGCGCACCTTCGGCATGGCCAATATGTTCCGGCAAGTCGGGATCTATTCGCCGCTCGGCCAGCGCTACGAGCCGGAAGACCTCGGCTCGATGCTCTACTACCGCGAGGACACGCGCGGCCAGATTCTCGAAGAAGGGATTTCGGAAGCGGGCGCGATCTCGTCATGGATCGCCGCGGCGACGTCGTACAGCGTGCACGACCTGCCGATGCTGCCGTTCTACATCTACTACTCGATGTTCGGCTTTCAGCGCGTCGGCGACCTGATCTGGGCCGCCGCCGACCAGCGCTCGCGCGGCTTCCTCGTGGGCGCCACGTCGGGCCGCACGACGCTTGGTGGCGAGGGCCTGCAGCATCAGGACGGCACGAGCCACCTCGCGGCATCGACGATTCCGAACTGCCGCGCCTACGATCCGGCGTTCGCGTACGAGGTCGCGACGATCGTCGATGCGGGGATGCGTGAAATGGTCGAGGAGCAGCGCGACGTGTTCTATTACGTGACCGTCACGAACGAGAACTACGCGCAGCCGTCCGTGCCGGAGGGCGACCCTCGCGCTTTGCGCGAAGGCATCCTCAAGGGGCTCTATCCGTTGTCGCCGGCATTGCACGAGACGGCGCGCGTGCAGTTGCTCGGCTCGGGCGCGATTCTGGGCGAGGCGATCGCCGCGCAACGCATGCTGAAGGAAGACTGGGGCATCGACGCCGCCGTGTGGAGCGTGACGAGCTTCACCGAATTGCAGCGCGGCGGCATGGAGGCCGAGCGGCAATCGCGGCTCGGCGACACGCACGTGAGCCCCTACGTGAGCGCCGCGCTCGGTGCGTCGCGCGGGCCGGTGATCGCCGCGACCGACTACGCGCGCGCGGTGCCGGAGCTGATCCGCGCGTACGTGCCTCGGCGGTATGTGACGCTCGGCACCGACGGCTTCGGCCGCAGCGATACGAGGCAGGCGTTGCGCGCGTTCTTCGAGGTCGACCGCGCGAGCATCGTCATTGCCGCGTTGAAGGCGCTCGCGGACGAAGGCGAGATCGATGCCGCCATCGTGCGGGCGGCGCGCGAGCGCTACGAAATGACGGCGCACCCGAGCGCCGCGCCCTGGCAACGGTGA
- a CDS encoding Lrp/AsnC family transcriptional regulator has product MGSNPRRLDRIDIGILNQLQQNARITNAELAHSVNLSPTPCFNRVRALEKLGLFKQQVTLLDPEPLGLRINVFIQVSLEKQVEDALRRFEEAISQRPEVMECYLMSGDADYLLRVVMPDMRTLERFIIERLTTIPGVSNIRSSFALKQVRYKTALPLPAGGLTLADPEQTTAEWD; this is encoded by the coding sequence ATGGGCTCAAACCCGCGGCGCCTCGACCGCATCGACATCGGCATCCTGAACCAGCTTCAGCAGAACGCGCGGATCACGAACGCGGAGCTCGCGCACTCCGTCAACCTGTCGCCGACGCCCTGCTTCAATCGCGTGCGCGCACTCGAAAAGCTGGGCCTCTTCAAGCAGCAGGTCACGCTGCTCGATCCCGAGCCGCTCGGCTTGCGGATCAACGTGTTCATCCAGGTGAGCCTCGAGAAGCAGGTCGAGGACGCGCTGCGGCGCTTCGAAGAAGCCATCTCGCAGCGGCCCGAGGTGATGGAGTGCTACCTGATGTCGGGCGACGCCGACTATCTGCTGCGCGTCGTGATGCCGGACATGCGTACGCTCGAACGCTTCATCATCGAGCGGCTGACGACGATTCCGGGCGTGTCGAACATCCGCTCCAGCTTCGCGCTCAAGCAGGTGCGCTACAAGACGGCGCTGCCGCTGCCGGCGGGCGGGCTCACGCTCGCCGATCCGGAACAGACGACGGCCGAGTGGGATTGA
- a CDS encoding PLP-dependent aminotransferase family protein: MPNRTPTALWAQQFRRSSASKTSLQDQIRQMLVAAILDGQLPPDAALPSSRELADQLGVARNTVVLAYQMLVDEGYLISRERSGHFVNPQMLEGRPGFAASPAADSGDAPSRPIWRQRIAHPPSAQRNIVKPANWQHYEFPFIYGQFDQSLFPANDWRECCMKALSIMEIRNWAPDLIERDDESLIQQIRTRVLPRRGVFAAAEEIVITNGCQQALYLIADLLCDEDTTVGFENPGYPDARNIFENRNARLLPLPVDSNGIAPDALGESLARCDYVYVTPSHQCPTTATMPVERRRALLDCARQHDFVIVEDDYESENTFSGTPHPALKSLDTADRVIYVGSLSKTFAPGLRLGYVVGPRELVRELRALRRLMVRHPVAYIQRAFATFLALGHHDALLRRLAHAYSERSQALMAALDAHLPEARYVRVTGGASCWVEGPLWLDAARLAVDAQAVGVLIEPGSVFFTNDDDARRYFRMGFSAIPLEKIEPGVRALAQCVRAQQPGG; this comes from the coding sequence ATGCCGAACCGTACCCCGACCGCCTTGTGGGCCCAGCAATTCAGGCGGTCGTCAGCATCGAAGACGAGTCTGCAGGACCAGATCCGGCAGATGCTCGTGGCCGCGATCCTCGACGGCCAACTGCCTCCCGACGCCGCGCTGCCGTCGAGCCGCGAGCTGGCCGACCAGCTTGGCGTCGCGCGCAACACCGTCGTGCTCGCGTACCAGATGCTCGTCGACGAGGGCTACCTGATCTCGCGTGAGCGCAGCGGGCACTTCGTGAACCCGCAGATGCTCGAAGGCCGGCCCGGTTTCGCGGCGTCGCCCGCGGCCGACAGCGGCGATGCACCGAGCCGCCCCATCTGGCGGCAGCGGATCGCGCATCCGCCTTCGGCGCAGCGCAACATCGTGAAGCCGGCGAATTGGCAGCACTACGAATTTCCCTTCATCTACGGCCAGTTCGACCAGTCGCTGTTTCCTGCCAACGATTGGCGCGAGTGCTGCATGAAGGCGCTGTCGATCATGGAGATCCGCAACTGGGCGCCCGACCTGATCGAGCGCGACGACGAATCGCTGATCCAGCAGATCCGCACGCGCGTGCTGCCGCGGCGCGGCGTGTTCGCGGCGGCGGAGGAGATCGTCATCACGAACGGCTGCCAGCAGGCGCTGTATCTGATCGCCGACCTGCTGTGCGACGAGGACACGACGGTCGGCTTCGAGAATCCCGGCTATCCCGACGCGCGCAATATCTTCGAGAACCGCAACGCGCGGCTGCTGCCGCTGCCGGTCGACAGCAACGGGATCGCGCCCGATGCGCTCGGCGAGTCGCTCGCGCGCTGCGACTACGTGTACGTGACGCCGAGCCACCAGTGCCCCACCACCGCGACGATGCCGGTCGAGCGTCGCCGTGCGCTGCTCGATTGCGCCCGGCAGCACGACTTCGTCATCGTCGAGGACGACTACGAGAGCGAGAACACGTTCTCCGGCACGCCGCACCCCGCGTTGAAGAGCCTCGACACCGCCGACCGCGTGATCTACGTCGGCAGTCTGTCGAAGACCTTCGCGCCGGGCCTGCGGCTCGGCTACGTGGTCGGTCCGCGCGAGCTGGTTCGCGAGCTGCGCGCGCTGCGGCGCCTGATGGTGCGGCATCCCGTTGCGTACATCCAGCGGGCATTCGCGACGTTTCTCGCGCTCGGGCACCACGACGCGCTGCTGCGCAGGCTCGCGCATGCGTACAGCGAGCGCTCGCAGGCGCTGATGGCGGCGCTCGATGCGCACTTGCCGGAAGCGCGCTACGTGCGCGTGACGGGCGGCGCGTCGTGCTGGGTCGAGGGCCCGCTGTGGCTCGACGCCGCGCGCCTCGCGGTCGACGCGCAGGCGGTCGGCGTTTTGATCGAGCCGGGCAGCGTGTTCTTCACGAACGACGACGACGCGCGCCGCTATTTCCGCATGGGCTTCTCGGCCATACCACTCGAGAAGATCGAGCCCGGCGTGCGTGCGCTCGCGCAATGCGTGCGAGCGCAGCAGCCGGGCGGCTGA
- a CDS encoding ABC transporter ATP-binding protein produces the protein MNIVIDSLYKTFGATAALENINLTFQGGEFVTVLGASGCGKTTLLHLLAGLTSPSRGNIYVDGEVKSEPGADRVVVFQQSGLFPWLSVEDNIEFGLSLHNVPKAKRRQASADILRIIGLESFAKHKPYELSGGMQQRVAIARALVMKPKVLLMDEPFGALDAQTRASMQTFLTSLWDQLHCTIVFITHDIDEAIFLGTRLVVLSARPGRVAIDVPIELERPRTPQVAFEPHFLELKKEAMGILAH, from the coding sequence TTGAACATCGTCATCGATTCCTTGTACAAGACCTTCGGCGCCACCGCCGCACTGGAAAACATCAATCTGACGTTCCAAGGCGGCGAGTTCGTCACCGTGCTCGGGGCTTCCGGCTGCGGCAAGACTACCTTGCTGCACCTGCTGGCGGGGCTGACGTCACCCTCGCGGGGCAACATCTACGTCGACGGCGAGGTCAAGAGCGAGCCGGGGGCCGACCGCGTCGTCGTGTTCCAGCAGTCGGGGCTGTTTCCGTGGCTCAGCGTGGAAGACAACATCGAGTTCGGGCTTTCGCTGCACAACGTGCCCAAGGCAAAGCGCCGGCAGGCTTCGGCCGACATCCTGCGCATCATCGGCTTGGAGTCCTTCGCCAAGCACAAGCCTTACGAGTTGTCGGGAGGCATGCAGCAGCGCGTGGCCATCGCCCGCGCGCTGGTCATGAAGCCCAAAGTGCTGCTGATGGACGAGCCCTTTGGCGCGTTGGATGCGCAGACACGCGCCTCCATGCAGACCTTCTTGACCTCGCTGTGGGATCAACTGCATTGCACCATCGTGTTCATCACGCACGACATCGACGAAGCGATCTTTCTCGGCACGCGGCTGGTCGTGCTGTCGGCGCGGCCTGGGCGGGTCGCGATCGACGTGCCGATCGAGCTCGAGCGGCCGCGCACGCCGCAGGTCGCATTCGAGCCGCATTTCCTGGAGTTGAAAAAGGAGGCGATGGGCATTCTTGCGCATTGA
- a CDS encoding amino acid permease: MQPSMDRSDLKCGLKQRHMTMIALGGVIGAGLFVGSGVVIQQTGPAAILSFLITGGLVVLVMRMLGEMACAMPAVGSFYEYARLAFGNWRGPGRLAGFLTGWMYWYFWVIVVALEAVAGAKLVQFWLPDVPAWIISLTLLVVLTATNLISVGSYGEFEFWFSSIKVGAIVVFLFLGGLYVLGLWPASLHTTAVLPTLLGHGGFMPHGIGPVMSGAVAATGFYFGAEIVTIAAAEAREPAKAVAKATNSVITRVLVFYVGSVALVVALVPWNSHQMSTPYVSALQVMGLPAAANVMNAIVLTAVLSALNSGLYAASRMLFALTRHGDAPASLAKVNKRGVPVRAILLGTLFGYVSVVMSYVSPDTVFAFLVDSYGTVAIFVYVLIAISQLRLRSRLGATAVNELRVKMWGFPYLTWLSIAGMIGILVAMAFIPAQRKPLWLGVASLGVLLVAYGLFIRRRRASSSVDEHELVTFSQH, from the coding sequence ATGCAACCCTCGATGGACAGAAGTGACCTGAAGTGCGGACTCAAGCAGCGGCACATGACGATGATCGCGCTCGGCGGCGTGATCGGAGCGGGGCTGTTCGTGGGCAGCGGCGTGGTGATACAGCAGACCGGCCCCGCCGCGATTCTGTCGTTCCTGATTACGGGCGGACTCGTCGTGCTCGTGATGCGGATGCTCGGCGAAATGGCGTGCGCGATGCCCGCCGTCGGCTCGTTCTACGAATATGCGCGGCTCGCGTTCGGCAACTGGCGCGGGCCGGGCCGGCTCGCCGGCTTCCTGACGGGTTGGATGTACTGGTATTTCTGGGTGATCGTCGTCGCACTCGAAGCGGTGGCGGGCGCGAAGCTCGTGCAGTTCTGGCTGCCCGACGTGCCCGCGTGGATCATCAGCTTGACGCTGTTGGTCGTGCTCACCGCGACGAACCTGATTTCGGTCGGCAGCTACGGCGAGTTCGAGTTCTGGTTCTCGTCGATCAAGGTGGGCGCGATCGTCGTGTTCCTGTTTCTCGGCGGCCTCTATGTGCTCGGCCTCTGGCCTGCGTCGTTGCACACGACGGCGGTGCTGCCGACGCTGCTCGGCCACGGCGGCTTCATGCCGCATGGCATCGGCCCCGTGATGAGCGGGGCGGTTGCGGCGACCGGCTTCTACTTCGGCGCGGAAATCGTGACGATCGCGGCGGCCGAGGCGCGCGAGCCCGCGAAGGCCGTTGCGAAGGCAACCAATTCGGTGATCACGCGCGTGCTCGTTTTCTATGTGGGCTCGGTCGCGCTCGTCGTTGCGCTCGTGCCGTGGAATTCGCATCAAATGTCGACGCCATATGTCAGCGCGCTGCAGGTGATGGGCCTGCCGGCCGCCGCGAACGTGATGAATGCGATCGTGCTGACCGCCGTGCTGTCGGCGCTGAATTCGGGCCTCTATGCGGCGTCGCGGATGCTGTTCGCGCTGACGCGCCACGGCGACGCGCCGGCCTCGCTCGCGAAAGTCAACAAGCGCGGCGTGCCGGTGCGGGCGATCCTGCTCGGCACGCTGTTCGGCTACGTGTCGGTCGTGATGTCGTACGTGTCGCCCGATACGGTGTTCGCGTTCCTCGTCGATTCGTACGGCACCGTCGCGATTTTCGTCTACGTGCTGATCGCGATTTCGCAACTGCGCCTGCGCAGCCGGCTCGGTGCCACGGCGGTGAACGAACTGCGCGTGAAGATGTGGGGCTTTCCGTATCTGACGTGGCTGTCGATCGCCGGCATGATCGGCATTCTCGTCGCGATGGCGTTCATTCCCGCGCAGCGCAAGCCGCTGTGGCTCGGTGTCGCGAGTCTCGGCGTGCTGCTTGTCGCGTATGGGCTGTTCATTCGACGTCGCCGCGCATCGTCGTCGGTCGACGAGCATGAGCTCGTGACGTTTTCGCAGCATTGA